Proteins from one Thermosinus carboxydivorans Nor1 genomic window:
- the purD gene encoding phosphoribosylamine--glycine ligase — protein MRILVIGSGGREHALVWKLAASPRVTQIYCAPGNPGIAALAECVSIDASDIAALRQFALERQIDLTVVGPELPLMQGLADEFAAYGLKVFGPKQAAARIEGSKAFAKALMQKYNIPTAKFAVFEDIAAAMDCIRRWGAPVVVKADGLAAGKGVVVAQTVAEALDAVQTIMRDRAFGAAGNRVVIEEYMEGEEASVLAFTDGYTVVPMVAAQDHKRACDGDHGPNTGGMGAYAPAPVVTAAVRERVVREILQPVVDALRQEGCLYQGCLYAGLMITADGPKVVEFNARFGDPETQAVLPLLASDLVMIMEACVDGRLHEIDIAWADGAAVCVVAAAGGYPGPYRKGDVISGLAAAEAAGALIFHAGTAISDGKLVTSGGRVLGVTACAETIATAVDKAYRAINNINFANIHYRRDIAQRALTKARD, from the coding sequence GTGCGTATATTAGTAATCGGCAGCGGCGGCCGGGAGCATGCTTTGGTCTGGAAGCTGGCGGCCAGTCCGCGCGTTACGCAAATCTACTGTGCGCCGGGTAATCCGGGCATCGCCGCACTTGCCGAATGTGTGTCCATCGATGCCAGCGATATCGCCGCTCTGCGCCAGTTTGCGCTTGAGCGGCAAATCGACCTGACGGTGGTCGGGCCCGAACTGCCGCTAATGCAGGGCCTGGCCGATGAATTTGCCGCCTATGGACTTAAAGTGTTTGGCCCTAAGCAGGCGGCGGCCCGCATCGAAGGATCAAAAGCCTTTGCCAAAGCCCTAATGCAGAAATATAACATTCCGACGGCGAAGTTCGCCGTTTTTGAGGACATAGCCGCCGCCATGGATTGTATCCGGCGCTGGGGAGCGCCGGTTGTCGTTAAGGCCGACGGTCTGGCAGCCGGCAAGGGAGTGGTAGTGGCCCAAACGGTGGCAGAGGCCCTTGATGCCGTGCAGACCATTATGCGCGACCGGGCGTTCGGCGCTGCCGGTAACCGGGTGGTTATCGAAGAATATATGGAAGGTGAGGAAGCTTCGGTGCTGGCCTTCACTGACGGCTATACCGTCGTTCCCATGGTGGCTGCCCAAGACCACAAGCGCGCCTGTGACGGCGATCATGGTCCGAATACGGGCGGCATGGGCGCCTACGCCCCGGCGCCGGTGGTGACGGCGGCGGTGCGTGAACGGGTAGTGCGGGAAATTTTGCAACCGGTAGTGGACGCACTGCGGCAGGAAGGCTGTCTGTATCAGGGCTGCCTCTACGCCGGGCTGATGATTACCGCCGACGGACCGAAAGTAGTGGAGTTTAACGCCCGTTTCGGCGACCCGGAAACACAGGCTGTGCTGCCTTTGCTGGCGAGCGACCTGGTTATGATAATGGAAGCCTGTGTTGACGGACGGCTGCACGAAATCGACATCGCCTGGGCGGACGGGGCGGCAGTTTGTGTCGTCGCTGCCGCCGGCGGCTATCCGGGGCCATACCGTAAAGGCGATGTTATCAGCGGTCTTGCTGCCGCCGAAGCAGCAGGCGCGCTAATCTTTCACGCCGGTACCGCCATTAGCGATGGCAAACTGGTAACCAGCGGTGGGCGGGTACTCGGGGTAACGGCCTGCGCCGAAACTATTGCTACCGCCGTGGACAAAGCGTACCGGGCGATAAATAATATTAATTTTGCCAATATCCATTACCGCCGGGATATTGCCCAGCGGGCACTAACAAAAGCCAGGGACTAA
- the purN gene encoding phosphoribosylglycinamide formyltransferase — protein sequence MSKVTLGILASGRGSNAQAIMDAIRRGEVDATVGIIISDNPAAPVLARAAEYGVPARCIERAGFATREAFEKAVADELAAHGVELVVLAGFMRLLSPYFINRFPGRIMNIHPSLLPAFPGLDAQGQALRYGVKVAGCTVHFVDEGMDSGPIILQEAVPVRDDDTPATLAERILAVEHVLYPRAISLYCQGRLVVDGRRVLIREGEK from the coding sequence GTGAGTAAGGTGACGCTGGGCATACTGGCTTCCGGCCGGGGGTCCAATGCCCAAGCCATCATGGACGCCATCCGGCGCGGCGAAGTCGACGCCACGGTGGGCATTATTATCAGCGATAATCCGGCCGCGCCGGTGTTGGCGCGTGCGGCCGAATACGGCGTGCCGGCGCGCTGCATCGAACGCGCCGGCTTTGCCACCCGGGAAGCGTTTGAAAAAGCGGTGGCTGATGAACTGGCGGCCCACGGGGTGGAGCTTGTCGTGCTGGCTGGCTTCATGCGCCTGCTCAGTCCCTACTTTATTAATCGTTTCCCCGGCCGGATCATGAATATCCATCCATCGTTGCTACCGGCTTTCCCGGGACTTGATGCCCAGGGGCAGGCGCTACGCTACGGCGTTAAGGTCGCAGGCTGCACGGTTCATTTTGTTGACGAAGGGATGGACAGCGGCCCGATTATTCTCCAGGAGGCCGTGCCGGTCCGGGATGACGATACACCTGCTACGTTAGCCGAACGCATTTTGGCCGTCGAGCATGTTCTTTACCCGCGGGCGATTTCCTTGTATTGCCAAGGGCGGTTAGTTGTGGACGGGCGGCGGGTGCTAATCCGGGAAGGAGAGAAATAA
- the purH gene encoding bifunctional phosphoribosylaminoimidazolecarboxamide formyltransferase/IMP cyclohydrolase, with translation MKIKRALISVSDKRGLVEFAQKLCRLGVELISTGGTLQVLRDAGLPAVYVGDVTGFPEMMDGRVKTLHPRIHGGILAVRDNPEHVAALTAYNIPAIDMVVVNLYPFRQTVAKPGVTLAEAVENIDIGGPAMVRAAAKNFRHVAVVVNPDRYGEISERLAVDGDLTVEYRMALAREAYYHTAEYDACIAAYLDGQLGAGSFPAKLHLVFEKVQDLRYGENPHQQAAFYRTKYFAGGGIATARQLHGKELSFNNIVDLEAAYALVNEFAQPAAVIIKHTNPCGTAIAASLAEAYAKAYAADPVSAFGGIVGLNRPVDKATAEQISAVFTEAVVAPGYSDEALDRLRQKKNLRLLLAAPAGTTATEWDIKKVSGGILVQETDRADADQADMKVVSQQAPSAAEWEDLLFAWKVVKHVKSNAIVVAKGGQTLGVGAGQMNRVGAAQIALAQAGGKAQGAVLASDAFFPFRDTVDAAARAGIRAIIQPGGSVRDDETIQAANEHGIALVFTGVRHFKH, from the coding sequence ATGAAGATAAAACGCGCACTCATCAGTGTTTCCGATAAACGGGGCCTGGTTGAATTTGCCCAAAAACTTTGCCGGTTAGGGGTTGAACTCATTTCTACCGGCGGCACTTTGCAAGTTTTACGCGATGCCGGCCTGCCAGCGGTTTATGTTGGTGACGTTACCGGCTTTCCTGAGATGATGGACGGTCGGGTGAAGACACTGCATCCCCGTATCCACGGCGGTATCTTGGCCGTGCGGGACAATCCTGAGCATGTGGCAGCGTTGACGGCGTACAATATCCCGGCCATTGACATGGTCGTCGTCAATCTGTATCCGTTTCGCCAGACGGTGGCCAAGCCCGGCGTTACCCTGGCCGAAGCGGTAGAAAATATTGATATCGGTGGGCCGGCTATGGTACGAGCGGCCGCGAAAAACTTCCGCCATGTGGCCGTTGTGGTCAACCCTGACCGCTACGGGGAAATCAGCGAGCGCCTGGCGGTGGATGGCGATCTCACGGTTGAATACCGTATGGCCTTGGCTCGGGAAGCGTATTACCACACCGCCGAATATGACGCCTGTATTGCCGCCTATCTTGACGGGCAGCTTGGCGCGGGGTCATTTCCCGCAAAATTGCACTTGGTGTTTGAAAAAGTACAGGATCTGCGGTATGGGGAAAACCCGCATCAGCAGGCCGCCTTTTATCGGACCAAATATTTTGCCGGTGGCGGCATAGCCACGGCCCGGCAGCTCCATGGCAAAGAACTTTCCTTTAATAATATCGTTGACCTAGAGGCTGCTTACGCTTTAGTCAACGAATTCGCTCAGCCGGCAGCGGTTATTATTAAGCATACCAATCCGTGCGGCACCGCCATCGCCGCTAGCCTTGCCGAAGCTTATGCCAAAGCTTACGCCGCTGACCCGGTATCGGCGTTCGGCGGCATCGTCGGGCTTAACCGTCCGGTAGATAAGGCGACAGCCGAGCAGATTAGCGCCGTCTTTACCGAGGCGGTTGTTGCGCCGGGCTACAGTGATGAGGCCCTTGATCGCTTGCGCCAGAAGAAAAACCTCCGCTTGCTTTTGGCTGCACCAGCCGGCACTACCGCTACCGAATGGGACATCAAAAAGGTGTCAGGCGGTATTCTGGTGCAAGAGACCGACCGGGCGGATGCCGACCAGGCTGATATGAAGGTAGTTTCCCAGCAGGCGCCGAGTGCCGCTGAATGGGAGGATTTGCTCTTTGCCTGGAAAGTGGTAAAACATGTAAAATCGAACGCCATTGTCGTCGCCAAGGGCGGGCAGACCCTTGGTGTTGGCGCCGGTCAGATGAATCGGGTGGGCGCGGCCCAAATTGCGCTGGCCCAGGCCGGAGGAAAAGCCCAAGGGGCGGTACTGGCTTCTGACGCCTTTTTCCCTTTCCGTGATACGGTGGACGCAGCTGCTCGGGCCGGCATCCGCGCTATCATTCAACCTGGTGGCTCGGTACGGGACGACGAAACCATCCAAGCGGCTAATGAGCACGGCATTGCGCTGGTGTTTACCGGTGTGCGCCATTTTAAACACTAG
- a CDS encoding NCS2 family permease, protein MLEKLFELSARKTDVKTEVMAGITTFMTMAYILFVNPSILGAAGMDKNAVLLATALGAGLVTIMMGLFVNYPIALAPGMGLNAFYAFTVVIGMGVSWQVALGAVFISGLIFILLTVTNIRQLLVEGMPTSLKHAITVGIGLFITIIGLKLSGIMSIRLSLIPPTLEKIVAAKGNGTPMHFETIIELGKLADPHVLLAVFGLVLIAVLMARNVRGAMLIGILTTTIIGIVMGIVKIPAGFSPIAVPDFSRNAFFALDIWGAIHMGLLTIIFTFTFVELFDTMGTLVGAATKAGLVDKNGKFPGIGKAMMVDATGVSLGALLGTSTITAYVESAAGIGAGGRTGLTAIVCGILFLLALFFTPLAGLIPDAATAPALIIVGALMLESVRHIDFSDFTESMPAFATIVLMPFTYSIANGISAGLVLYPVLKLVSGRGREVHWIVYILAVLVVLRFIFLSE, encoded by the coding sequence ATGTTGGAAAAGTTGTTTGAGCTGAGCGCGCGGAAAACGGACGTTAAAACAGAAGTTATGGCCGGCATTACCACTTTCATGACCATGGCCTACATTTTGTTCGTCAATCCTAGCATTTTAGGGGCGGCCGGCATGGATAAAAACGCCGTCCTGTTGGCAACGGCTCTTGGCGCCGGTTTGGTGACGATTATGATGGGACTTTTTGTCAACTATCCTATTGCCTTGGCGCCTGGCATGGGCCTGAACGCGTTTTACGCTTTTACCGTTGTTATTGGCATGGGTGTTTCCTGGCAAGTAGCGCTAGGGGCAGTATTTATTTCCGGTCTTATCTTTATTCTGCTCACTGTTACTAATATTCGTCAGCTTTTGGTAGAGGGGATGCCGACATCGCTTAAACATGCGATTACCGTCGGTATTGGTCTGTTCATTACCATTATCGGCTTAAAATTGTCCGGCATTATGAGTATTCGTCTTTCCCTTATTCCGCCGACGCTAGAGAAAATCGTCGCCGCCAAAGGCAACGGCACGCCCATGCACTTTGAGACGATTATTGAGCTCGGCAAGCTGGCCGATCCCCATGTTCTTCTGGCTGTTTTCGGTCTTGTCCTGATTGCCGTACTAATGGCCCGCAATGTGCGCGGCGCTATGCTCATCGGCATTCTTACTACTACGATAATCGGTATTGTCATGGGCATTGTAAAGATCCCGGCCGGCTTCAGCCCCATTGCCGTGCCTGATTTCAGCCGCAACGCTTTCTTTGCCCTTGACATCTGGGGCGCCATTCATATGGGCCTTTTGACCATCATTTTTACCTTTACCTTTGTTGAATTGTTTGACACCATGGGCACCCTGGTGGGCGCCGCCACCAAAGCCGGTCTGGTAGACAAAAACGGCAAGTTCCCCGGTATCGGCAAAGCCATGATGGTCGATGCTACCGGTGTAAGCCTGGGCGCTCTGCTTGGCACCAGTACTATTACCGCCTATGTGGAGAGCGCGGCCGGTATCGGCGCCGGCGGCCGCACCGGCTTGACGGCGATTGTCTGCGGCATTCTCTTCTTACTTGCCTTGTTCTTTACGCCGCTGGCCGGTCTTATTCCCGACGCGGCTACCGCGCCTGCTCTCATCATTGTTGGCGCGCTTATGCTCGAGTCGGTTCGCCACATTGATTTCAGCGATTTTACCGAAAGTATGCCTGCTTTTGCTACTATCGTCCTGATGCCTTTTACCTACAGCATTGCCAACGGCATTTCGGCCGGTCTAGTGCTGTATCCGGTCCTTAAGCTGGTAAGCGGGCGGGGCCGGGAAGTTCACTGGATCGTTTATATTCTGGCCGTGCTCGTCGTTCTTCGTTTCATCTTTCTCTCTGAATAA
- the purC gene encoding phosphoribosylaminoimidazolesuccinocarboxamide synthase translates to MEKQPLYEGKAKKIYATDNADELLVYYKDDATAFNGIKRGTILNKGVLNNKISAFFFELLGKHGIKHHYIRTISDREMLVKTLKILPVEVVVRNIAAGSLAKRIGWEEGKKLPTTVLEFYYKNDELGDPLINDYHIKALGLATEDQVKTMAETALKINDILGAYLKEKNLELIDFKLEFGLHKGELLLGDEISPDTCRFWDSRTGEKLDKDRFRRDLGNVEEAYKEVLYRLTGEVFAD, encoded by the coding sequence ATGGAAAAACAACCGCTTTATGAAGGAAAAGCCAAAAAAATCTATGCGACCGACAATGCGGATGAACTATTGGTGTACTACAAGGATGACGCCACGGCTTTTAACGGCATTAAACGGGGAACGATTTTGAACAAAGGTGTGCTCAACAATAAAATTTCTGCCTTTTTCTTTGAGCTATTAGGAAAGCATGGGATTAAACATCATTATATCCGCACGATCAGCGACCGTGAAATGTTGGTCAAAACCTTGAAGATCCTGCCAGTCGAAGTTGTCGTCCGCAATATTGCGGCCGGATCGCTTGCCAAGCGGATTGGTTGGGAAGAAGGTAAGAAACTGCCGACTACGGTACTTGAGTTCTACTACAAAAACGATGAGCTGGGTGACCCGCTCATTAACGACTATCACATTAAAGCTCTCGGACTGGCTACCGAGGACCAAGTGAAAACCATGGCTGAGACAGCGCTTAAGATAAATGATATTCTCGGCGCCTATCTAAAAGAAAAGAACCTAGAGCTAATCGACTTCAAACTGGAGTTTGGTCTGCACAAGGGCGAACTGCTGCTGGGCGATGAAATCTCGCCTGATACTTGCCGCTTCTGGGACAGTCGTACCGGGGAGAAATTGGACAAGGATCGTTTCCGCCGTGATCTGGGTAATGTGGAAGAGGCCTACAAGGAAGTGTTGTACCGCTTGACCGGGGAGGTCTTTGCCGACTAG
- the purM gene encoding phosphoribosylformylglycinamidine cyclo-ligase, with the protein MSLNNETGLTYRDAGVDIDAGNAAVALIKEHVRSTYRPEVVGDIGGFGGLFALNIGKYRQPVLVSGTDGVGTKLKIAFLLDKHDTIGQDAVAMCVNDILVQGAEPLFFLDYLAVGKLEPAKVAAIVAGVAKACRESGCALIGGETAEMAGFYPDGEYDIAGFAVGVAERERLITGEKIRPGNVLIGLPSSGLHSNGYSLVRKICFDVKGFAPDVYIPELGRTLGEELLEPTRLYPRVCLPLLERFDIRGMVHITGGGFYDNIPRVLPAGCAVEIDAGAWPMPPIFACLQAWGQVAWPEMYRTFNMGIGLILIVPAQEADAVRDDLAARGEACYVIGRVVAGNGEVVLKGGVFGE; encoded by the coding sequence ATGTCTTTGAATAACGAGACCGGGCTGACTTATCGTGATGCGGGTGTAGATATCGATGCCGGCAACGCGGCGGTAGCCTTGATTAAAGAGCATGTACGCTCTACCTATCGTCCTGAGGTGGTCGGCGACATCGGCGGTTTTGGCGGCCTGTTCGCCCTGAATATCGGCAAATATCGCCAGCCGGTACTGGTATCTGGGACCGACGGGGTGGGCACTAAATTAAAAATTGCCTTTCTTCTCGACAAACACGACACCATTGGCCAGGATGCCGTTGCCATGTGTGTTAATGACATCTTGGTCCAAGGGGCGGAGCCGCTGTTTTTCTTGGATTATCTTGCTGTCGGCAAATTAGAACCGGCAAAAGTGGCGGCCATCGTCGCCGGTGTCGCTAAAGCCTGCCGCGAGTCCGGGTGCGCTCTCATTGGCGGGGAAACGGCGGAGATGGCCGGCTTTTATCCTGACGGCGAATATGATATTGCCGGCTTTGCCGTCGGGGTGGCGGAACGGGAACGGCTCATTACCGGTGAAAAGATCCGGCCGGGCAATGTCCTTATCGGCTTGCCTTCCAGCGGCCTCCATTCCAACGGTTATTCACTGGTGCGTAAAATTTGTTTTGATGTCAAGGGCTTTGCGCCGGACGTCTACATTCCCGAACTTGGAAGGACGCTGGGCGAAGAGCTTTTGGAGCCTACGCGGCTGTACCCGCGTGTTTGCTTGCCGCTCCTTGAACGGTTTGATATCCGGGGCATGGTGCATATAACCGGCGGCGGTTTTTATGATAACATCCCGCGCGTGCTGCCCGCCGGCTGCGCCGTGGAAATTGACGCCGGCGCCTGGCCCATGCCGCCTATCTTTGCTTGCCTTCAGGCTTGGGGGCAGGTAGCGTGGCCCGAGATGTACCGGACCTTTAACATGGGCATCGGCCTCATTCTCATCGTGCCGGCCCAGGAGGCGGATGCCGTCCGGGACGACCTGGCGGCGCGCGGCGAAGCCTGCTACGTTATTGGCCGGGTCGTGGCCGGAAATGGCGAAGTGGTTCTTAAAGGAGGCGTTTTTGGTGAGTAA
- a CDS encoding MTAP family purine nucleoside phosphorylase has product MNLLQTDFAVIGGSGTLSSDFPLGAGDPGVKILADDLFFDTPYGMSPPFRLFSVDDRQVLTCKMHGWRSGTSRADASRQVFWVLRETGVKRIIAEGGVGSVNHLLDPRDVVVPDDYIDLSLRKDVGLEGKYLLVMRDALCPEIRSALVAAARERYGGRIFTRGVYAVTEGRHFESPAEIRMLRGHADIVGQSLCPEVYLAREIGACYAGLYFVVNYGEGVVTDWSHQELKAIFYNDAPLISRILLDAIRRLAPAGACQCRDLRKETLLKGVYSPADNMI; this is encoded by the coding sequence ATGAACCTGCTCCAAACCGATTTTGCCGTTATCGGCGGCTCAGGCACGCTGTCCAGTGATTTTCCCTTGGGCGCCGGCGATCCAGGGGTTAAAATTTTAGCCGATGATTTGTTTTTTGATACGCCCTATGGTATGAGTCCGCCGTTTCGTTTATTTAGTGTTGACGACCGGCAGGTACTGACCTGCAAAATGCACGGCTGGCGCAGCGGCACAAGCCGTGCCGACGCTTCTCGGCAAGTTTTCTGGGTGCTGCGGGAAACGGGTGTCAAACGGATTATTGCCGAGGGGGGCGTGGGGTCGGTCAATCACCTGCTCGATCCCCGCGACGTTGTTGTTCCCGATGACTATATTGATCTCTCCTTGCGTAAGGACGTGGGCTTGGAGGGAAAATATCTACTGGTGATGCGCGACGCCTTGTGTCCGGAAATTCGTAGCGCCCTTGTCGCCGCCGCCCGCGAGCGCTACGGGGGCCGCATTTTTACCAGGGGCGTCTATGCCGTCACCGAAGGACGCCACTTCGAAAGTCCGGCGGAAATCAGAATGCTGCGCGGTCATGCCGACATTGTCGGTCAAAGCCTGTGCCCGGAAGTTTATCTGGCCCGGGAAATTGGCGCCTGTTATGCCGGTCTCTATTTCGTGGTCAATTATGGCGAGGGCGTCGTCACAGACTGGTCCCATCAAGAGTTAAAGGCTATTTTTTATAATGACGCGCCCCTTATCAGCCGTATTTTGCTGGACGCTATCCGCCGCTTAGCGCCTGCTGGCGCCTGTCAGTGCCGGGACCTTAGGAAAGAGACGCTGCTGAAAGGTGTTTACAGTCCGGCCGATAATATGATATAG
- the purE gene encoding 5-(carboxyamino)imidazole ribonucleotide mutase, which yields MKVAIIMGSDSDLPILRPALETLQDFGIDTEVVIASAHRTPHKVHEFAATAEKRGVKVIIAAAGAAAHLPGVVASFTTLPVIGVPVNSTSLGGLDALLSIVQMPSGIPVATMAINGAKNAAIFAAQIIATGNAALAAKLAAYRQKMAAEVEQKAARAQEKLQAN from the coding sequence GTGAAAGTAGCCATTATTATGGGCAGCGATTCCGATTTGCCTATCTTGAGGCCGGCGCTGGAAACATTGCAAGATTTTGGCATCGATACCGAAGTGGTGATTGCTTCGGCTCACCGTACGCCTCATAAAGTTCACGAATTCGCCGCTACAGCGGAAAAACGCGGCGTCAAGGTGATTATTGCCGCTGCCGGCGCCGCCGCCCATCTTCCCGGCGTTGTAGCCAGTTTTACCACCCTGCCGGTTATTGGTGTGCCGGTTAACAGCACATCTCTTGGCGGGCTTGATGCGCTGCTAAGCATTGTCCAAATGCCTTCCGGCATCCCGGTAGCTACAATGGCCATAAACGGCGCCAAAAACGCCGCTATCTTCGCCGCGCAAATCATCGCAACCGGCAATGCCGCTCTTGCTGCCAAACTGGCCGCTTACCGCCAAAAAATGGCTGCCGAAGTGGAACAAAAGGCCGCCCGGGCCCAAGAAAAACTGCAAGCAAATTAA
- the purF gene encoding amidophosphoribosyltransferase, with protein MYYDFRADKLREECGVFGIFSRHDDVALNTYWGLYALQHRGQESAGITVTDGSEMEVQRGMGLVGEVFRRGLPSLRGHIAIGHVRYSTTGSSLLANTQPLLVTYSGGHISLAHNGNLTNARELRQALEKQGSVFQTSMDSEVIVNLIARSSQATIEDKIKESLARIEGAYCLVIMTEDKLIGVRDPHGFRPLCLGRLNGGWVIASESCALDTVGAELVRDIEPGEMVVISDAGVKSERFGREDRKALCVFEYIYFARPDSVIDRQSVYEARFRMGRQLARESGLVADIVISVPDSGTTAALGFSHETGIPYAEGLIKNRYIGRTFIQPEQKKRDLGVRMKLNAVRHIVQGKSIIMVDDSIVRGTTSGKIVRMLKEAGAVAVHMCVSSPPIGFPCYYGIDTAVRKELIAATKQVEEIRQFIGADSLHYLSLDGLKQSITNVDSDAMCYACFNCDYPAGTPTCAAAGGNKYVFE; from the coding sequence GTGTACTACGATTTTCGGGCTGATAAGCTGCGGGAGGAATGTGGCGTTTTCGGCATCTTCTCCCGCCATGACGACGTGGCGCTCAATACCTATTGGGGTCTATACGCCCTGCAGCACCGGGGGCAGGAAAGCGCCGGCATCACTGTTACCGACGGCAGTGAAATGGAGGTTCAGCGCGGTATGGGGCTGGTAGGCGAGGTGTTCCGCCGGGGCCTGCCTTCGCTGCGCGGCCATATTGCCATTGGTCATGTTCGCTATTCAACTACCGGTTCCAGTTTGCTTGCAAATACTCAACCGCTGTTGGTAACTTATTCAGGCGGACATATCAGCTTGGCGCACAACGGCAATCTGACTAACGCCCGCGAGCTCCGACAGGCGCTGGAAAAGCAGGGCAGCGTCTTTCAAACTTCGATGGACAGCGAAGTCATCGTGAATCTCATTGCCCGTTCGTCGCAAGCTACTATTGAGGACAAAATTAAAGAAAGCCTAGCCCGCATAGAAGGGGCTTACTGCCTGGTCATTATGACCGAAGATAAATTAATCGGCGTGCGCGACCCTCATGGCTTTAGGCCGCTGTGTCTCGGCCGGCTAAATGGCGGCTGGGTTATTGCCTCCGAGTCATGTGCTCTTGACACGGTGGGCGCTGAACTGGTGCGGGATATCGAGCCCGGCGAGATGGTGGTCATCAGTGATGCAGGTGTGAAGTCCGAGCGGTTTGGTAGGGAAGACCGCAAAGCCTTATGTGTTTTTGAGTATATCTATTTTGCCCGTCCCGACAGCGTCATCGACAGACAAAGCGTATACGAAGCCCGTTTCCGCATGGGGCGACAGTTGGCCAGGGAAAGTGGGCTGGTAGCCGATATCGTCATATCGGTGCCTGACTCGGGCACCACCGCGGCCTTGGGTTTTAGTCACGAAACCGGTATCCCCTATGCCGAGGGACTGATTAAGAACCGTTATATCGGCCGCACCTTCATCCAGCCGGAGCAAAAAAAACGTGATCTCGGCGTACGGATGAAACTTAACGCCGTTCGCCATATCGTGCAGGGCAAGTCGATTATTATGGTTGACGATTCTATCGTTCGGGGGACGACAAGCGGCAAAATTGTGCGTATGCTGAAAGAGGCTGGCGCAGTAGCGGTACACATGTGCGTCAGCTCGCCGCCGATCGGCTTCCCCTGCTATTACGGTATTGACACAGCCGTACGCAAAGAACTTATCGCCGCCACCAAACAGGTAGAAGAAATCCGTCAGTTCATTGGCGCCGACTCGCTGCACTACCTATCGCTCGACGGCCTGAAACAGTCTATTACGAATGTGGACAGCGACGCCATGTGCTACGCGTGTTTCAACTGCGATTATCCGGCTGGTACGCCGACATGCGCCGCTGCAGGAGGGAATAAATATGTCTTTGAATAA
- the mqnC gene encoding cyclic dehypoxanthinyl futalosine synthase produces the protein MSAPLTPAEGLDLLAHGDILALGRAADGVRQRLHPGNIVTFIIDRNINYTNVCQSECRFCAFYRRAGHPQAYLLDNETILAKVRETLDAGGTQIMLQGGLHPDLGLEYYTNLLTLIKKHYAITIHSFSPAEVLHMARQSGLPVAEVLRRLQAAGLDSLPGGGAEILVDAVRRRVSPQKISASEWLMVMREAHRAGLATTATMVIGMGETYQQRIEHFEKVRRLQAETGGFRAFIMWSYQPGNTALGGEKTSAWDYLRTLAVARLYLDNFRHIQGSWVTQGQEIGQLTLAFGANDLGSIMLEENVVKAAGTSHEMSREKMIALIRAAGRRPAQRDTAYNILQVFDS, from the coding sequence GTGAGCGCTCCTTTGACGCCAGCGGAAGGCCTGGACCTTCTGGCCCACGGCGACATTTTGGCCCTGGGACGGGCGGCGGACGGCGTTCGCCAACGCCTGCACCCAGGCAACATCGTTACCTTTATCATTGACCGCAATATTAACTATACCAATGTCTGTCAGAGTGAATGCCGGTTTTGCGCCTTCTACCGCCGCGCCGGCCATCCGCAGGCTTATCTTTTGGATAATGAAACCATTTTGGCCAAAGTACGGGAGACGCTGGACGCGGGTGGTACGCAGATCATGCTGCAGGGCGGACTGCATCCCGACTTGGGGCTCGAATATTATACCAATCTGTTGACGCTAATTAAAAAGCATTACGCCATTACCATTCACTCTTTTTCGCCGGCGGAAGTTCTGCATATGGCGCGGCAGTCAGGCCTGCCGGTAGCCGAGGTGCTCCGGCGGTTACAGGCTGCCGGGCTGGATTCTCTGCCGGGCGGAGGGGCGGAAATTTTGGTCGATGCCGTGCGGCGGCGGGTCAGTCCGCAAAAAATCAGCGCGAGCGAATGGCTGATGGTCATGCGGGAGGCGCACCGGGCCGGCCTTGCCACAACAGCCACCATGGTTATCGGTATGGGGGAAACTTACCAGCAGCGCATTGAGCACTTTGAAAAGGTGCGCCGTCTCCAGGCGGAAACGGGTGGCTTTCGCGCCTTTATTATGTGGTCGTATCAGCCCGGCAACACCGCTCTCGGCGGGGAAAAGACTTCGGCTTGGGATTATCTGCGCACATTGGCGGTGGCCCGGCTGTATCTGGATAATTTCCGACATATCCAAGGCTCCTGGGTGACGCAGGGGCAGGAAATCGGTCAGTTGACGCTGGCCTTTGGCGCTAATGATTTGGGCAGTATTATGCTAGAAGAAAACGTGGTCAAAGCGGCAGGGACGTCGCATGAAATGTCCCGCGAGAAAATGATTGCTCTTATCCGGGCGGCCGGGCGCAGACCCGCCCAGCGCGATACCGCGTACAACATTCTGCAAGTATTTGACTCGTGA